From Halomicrobium salinisoli, the proteins below share one genomic window:
- a CDS encoding sulfatase: MDIGTIKKALIYTLRGEFRTVWTGAKRRLDSKIPNTFEAVRNEETPRWLRSKDNLQTFHITESEYVSLFTGSDELRFTIDNEQANRAIEVPIISPGKANSVQISQSSDDSNQPEHKFQIQVDQSFDYPPILWRTLTISEDGPVTNARVNIDQREPPLNRILRTVQRLPDDKQEANTAVGLPAVVPTKEQPPVFLISIDTLRYDQQEALSSLINELGPNAILPTEPRTQGTWTPPSHASMFTGTHPGEHGYVGYGQAPGDKRPINPDLTTIPELLAENGYKNSALVSHSRILPEFGFGRGFHRFRHDGMSYPDWVTRDSDAKASVDQVINWIEQDLAVRNHSLFYFLHVFDPHYPYIPPTERLDSPDIDFSKSQTFRSHMEEAKGNNWTYLDGYHNEYELEPGLVQEMKEWYSRSVEYTGDQIARFLRYLKSQDLFEKSLIIITGDHGEEFGERGFFTHTSLYDGNIRPFMAVKPPVSESWPKKDCIDTIDFLPTIAQLAGESVPEYSSGTPIQKDERSDARITERIYPDWYSISVEIDGVKGIFTYDSAYPDRPSQDTIKKGAELEEFYKLSTVRNPNDQNSQIGTDLKQNLRLNAEQFLLAESVSYDIKNETKKPSQETIEQLQNLGYK; the protein is encoded by the coding sequence ATGGATATCGGCACAATTAAGAAGGCACTTATTTACACTTTACGAGGTGAGTTTAGAACCGTCTGGACTGGCGCAAAACGAAGACTCGATTCTAAAATCCCTAATACGTTCGAAGCCGTCCGCAACGAGGAGACTCCCCGTTGGCTCCGCTCGAAGGACAACCTACAGACGTTCCACATCACCGAGTCTGAGTACGTATCACTATTCACAGGTTCTGACGAGCTTCGATTCACAATCGACAATGAGCAGGCAAATCGTGCGATAGAAGTACCGATTATTTCTCCCGGTAAAGCAAATAGCGTCCAAATATCTCAATCTTCTGACGACTCAAACCAACCTGAGCATAAATTTCAGATTCAGGTTGATCAATCATTTGACTACCCACCAATCCTCTGGCGAACACTGACTATTTCCGAGGACGGTCCAGTTACGAATGCCCGAGTCAACATCGATCAAAGAGAACCACCACTAAATCGAATTCTTAGGACTGTTCAGCGATTACCAGATGACAAGCAGGAGGCGAACACAGCAGTTGGTTTGCCAGCGGTTGTGCCAACGAAAGAACAGCCACCTGTCTTTCTCATCTCGATTGATACTCTACGATATGATCAACAGGAGGCACTAAGCTCACTAATCAACGAACTGGGGCCCAATGCTATCCTTCCAACGGAACCACGCACGCAGGGGACGTGGACACCACCATCACACGCCTCAATGTTCACTGGGACTCATCCGGGGGAACATGGGTACGTCGGCTACGGTCAAGCGCCTGGTGATAAGCGACCAATAAACCCGGATCTCACAACGATTCCAGAACTACTCGCGGAGAACGGGTACAAGAATTCGGCATTGGTTAGCCACAGTCGAATTCTGCCCGAGTTCGGGTTCGGTCGTGGGTTCCACAGATTCCGCCATGACGGGATGTCCTACCCTGACTGGGTGACTCGTGATAGTGATGCAAAGGCAAGTGTGGATCAGGTAATCAATTGGATTGAACAGGATCTCGCGGTTCGGAATCATAGCCTTTTCTACTTCTTGCATGTTTTTGATCCGCACTACCCATATATACCCCCGACTGAACGGCTCGACTCACCAGATATTGATTTTTCAAAGAGTCAAACATTCCGAAGCCATATGGAGGAGGCAAAGGGAAACAATTGGACGTATCTCGACGGATACCACAACGAGTACGAATTGGAACCGGGGCTGGTTCAGGAAATGAAGGAGTGGTACTCAAGATCGGTCGAATATACCGGTGATCAAATCGCCCGGTTCCTCAGATATCTGAAATCTCAAGACTTATTTGAGAAATCACTCATCATCATTACCGGCGATCACGGGGAAGAATTCGGTGAGCGTGGGTTCTTTACTCACACTTCGTTGTACGATGGGAATATCCGGCCGTTTATGGCCGTCAAACCCCCTGTCAGTGAATCTTGGCCGAAAAAGGACTGCATCGATACGATTGACTTTCTTCCAACAATCGCTCAATTGGCTGGCGAAAGTGTTCCAGAGTACAGCTCGGGCACACCGATTCAAAAAGATGAACGAAGTGATGCGAGGATTACGGAACGGATCTATCCAGATTGGTACAGTATCTCTGTTGAGATTGATGGTGTTAAAGGAATATTCACATACGACTCTGCGTATCCGGATCGCCCTTCTCAAGACACTATCAAAAAAGGAGCAGAGTTGGAAGAATTCTATAAGTTATCTACTGTCCGAAATCCGAACGATCAGAATTCTCAAATTGGAACTGATCTAAAACAGAATCTCCGTTTGAATGCTGAACAATTCTTGTTAGCAGAGTCTGTAAGCTATGATATAAAAAATGAAACGAAGAAACCGTCTCAGGAGACCATTGAGCAGTTACAAAACCTTGGATACAAATGA
- a CDS encoding class I SAM-dependent methyltransferase: MGVPCVRVEREAGEETRRRLAEADLVAEGYEIAVEDGAIYVPVTNPSAVPADLDVVEYDAPARETETMPADQIAFEPSYERIGDVIVIDEDDPERARELADAIMASDLPARTVLNRASKVKGETRVRDWEILATEDDATPTEVVHREYGCEFALDLAEVYFSPRLATERHRVVEQVADGDRAFDMFAGVGPFVIPLAKRGAETVGVDVNETAVEYLRENARRNGVEERVTAIDADVREVAEDYEGWADRLVMNLPHSADEFLETAVRLAGDDCTLHYYDIQHEDDLYGPGERAIRAAAEPEYDVTVDTRHTVRSYAPHELNVVLDVRLTR, from the coding sequence ATGGGCGTTCCCTGCGTGCGCGTCGAGCGCGAGGCCGGCGAGGAGACCCGCCGCCGCCTCGCCGAGGCGGACCTGGTGGCCGAGGGCTACGAGATCGCCGTCGAGGACGGGGCGATCTACGTGCCCGTGACGAACCCGTCGGCGGTGCCCGCTGACCTCGACGTCGTGGAGTACGACGCGCCAGCGCGCGAGACGGAGACGATGCCCGCCGATCAGATCGCTTTCGAGCCGTCCTACGAGCGCATCGGTGACGTGATCGTGATCGACGAGGACGACCCGGAGCGGGCCAGGGAGCTTGCGGACGCCATCATGGCCTCGGACCTGCCGGCACGGACGGTCCTGAACCGCGCCTCGAAGGTCAAAGGCGAGACCCGCGTCCGGGACTGGGAGATACTCGCCACGGAGGACGACGCGACCCCCACCGAGGTGGTTCACCGCGAGTACGGCTGCGAGTTCGCCCTCGACCTCGCCGAGGTGTACTTCTCGCCGCGGCTGGCGACCGAGCGCCACCGGGTCGTCGAGCAAGTCGCGGACGGCGATCGGGCCTTCGACATGTTCGCCGGCGTCGGCCCCTTCGTGATCCCCCTCGCGAAGCGCGGCGCCGAGACCGTCGGCGTCGACGTCAACGAGACGGCCGTCGAGTACCTCCGGGAGAACGCGCGCCGCAACGGCGTCGAGGAGCGAGTCACGGCGATCGACGCGGACGTGCGGGAGGTGGCCGAGGACTACGAGGGATGGGCCGACCGTCTGGTGATGAACCTGCCTCACAGCGCCGACGAGTTCCTCGAGACGGCCGTCAGGCTCGCCGGCGACGACTGTACCCTCCACTACTACGACATTCAGCACGAGGACGACCTCTACGGCCCCGGCGAGCGAGCCATCCGGGCCGCCGCGGAACCCGAGTACGACGTGACGGTCGACACGCGACACACCGTCCGGTCGTACGCGCCCCACGAACTGAACGTGGTGCTGGACGTGCGACTCACCCGCTAA
- the dph5 gene encoding diphthine synthase, which produces MLTFVGLGLYDERSITVEGKEALQTADRAFAEFYTSRLVGADHQRLEYYLDTDLEVLDRATVEQDPERVLAAAENEDVVFATAGDTMVSTTHVDLRLRARERGIHTRVVHGTTAQTAASSLTGLQNYRFGKATTLPFEDAHGADGVPDSVVETIEANRERDLHTLVYLDIKVDDPHWEGEEEFMTADRAADLLSEPLGDALGVAVARAGSATPVVEADRLSELADGDFGGPLHLLVVPGDLHDMERDALRELAGAPEDAL; this is translated from the coding sequence ATGCTCACGTTCGTCGGGCTCGGGCTGTACGACGAGCGCTCGATCACCGTCGAGGGCAAGGAAGCCCTCCAGACGGCCGACCGGGCGTTCGCGGAGTTCTACACGAGCCGACTCGTCGGTGCCGACCACCAGCGACTCGAGTACTACCTCGACACCGACCTCGAAGTACTCGACAGAGCGACGGTCGAACAGGACCCCGAACGCGTCCTCGCGGCCGCAGAGAACGAAGACGTCGTTTTCGCCACCGCCGGCGACACGATGGTCTCGACCACCCACGTCGACCTCCGCCTCCGCGCGCGCGAACGGGGTATCCACACCAGGGTCGTCCACGGGACGACGGCGCAGACCGCCGCCTCATCGCTGACCGGGCTCCAGAACTACCGCTTCGGCAAGGCCACGACGCTGCCCTTCGAGGACGCCCACGGCGCCGACGGCGTCCCCGACAGCGTCGTCGAGACGATCGAAGCCAACCGCGAGCGGGACCTCCACACGCTGGTCTACCTGGACATCAAGGTCGACGACCCCCACTGGGAGGGCGAGGAGGAGTTCATGACCGCCGACCGCGCCGCCGACCTCCTGAGCGAACCGCTGGGCGACGCGCTCGGCGTCGCCGTCGCCCGCGCCGGTAGCGCGACGCCGGTCGTCGAGGCCGACAGACTCTCGGAACTCGCCGACGGCGACTTCGGGGGTCCGCTGCACCTGCTCGTCGTCCCGGGCGACCTCCACGACATGGAACGGGACGCGCTCCGGGAGCTGGCCGGCGCTCCCGAGGACGCGCTCTGA
- the artA gene encoding archaeosortase A, whose protein sequence is MTAEGLTAAPLAIARPLSWIVVGAFLAAAMLERRDEDRARAVAVGAWLLFGLFWLVLVPHFVLEQKSIVEGTGSILAAPLSVYAGYRLWNGRDSLFVLTRAVGIMGLIYLPFAYVPFLEANPARRFLVETVAAQTHFLLNVIGVDPEMVRGVEYFSRDRGVDYTYRSTFVFPGNARPITYTIIVACTGIGSMAILAGAILAVRAPFRRKLRALAVSIPVIYGLNLVRNVFIATAFGQQRMQWFPGLLTSLFGTTDEQMVSYYIADRLLAQFGSVIALVAITWLVVRELPEVVTPIEDLLYLLTGSEYDLEGALGSSTVRADGGEE, encoded by the coding sequence ATGACGGCCGAGGGTCTGACCGCGGCGCCGCTCGCGATCGCGCGGCCGCTGTCGTGGATCGTCGTGGGGGCGTTCCTGGCGGCAGCGATGCTGGAGCGGCGCGACGAGGACCGGGCGCGCGCCGTCGCCGTCGGCGCCTGGTTGCTCTTCGGTCTCTTCTGGCTGGTCCTGGTGCCTCACTTCGTCCTCGAACAGAAGTCGATCGTCGAGGGGACCGGAAGCATTCTGGCCGCGCCGCTGTCGGTGTACGCGGGCTATCGGCTCTGGAACGGCCGGGACTCGCTGTTCGTGCTGACCCGCGCCGTCGGGATCATGGGCCTGATCTACCTCCCGTTCGCGTACGTGCCGTTCCTCGAGGCCAATCCGGCCCGTCGCTTCCTGGTGGAGACGGTCGCCGCGCAGACGCACTTCCTGCTGAACGTCATCGGCGTCGACCCGGAGATGGTCCGGGGCGTCGAGTACTTCAGCCGGGACCGGGGGGTTGACTACACCTACCGGAGCACGTTCGTGTTCCCCGGGAACGCGCGGCCGATCACGTACACGATCATCGTCGCCTGCACGGGGATCGGGAGCATGGCGATCCTGGCGGGCGCTATCCTGGCCGTCCGGGCCCCTTTCCGCCGGAAGCTGCGGGCCCTGGCGGTTTCGATCCCCGTGATCTACGGGCTGAACCTCGTCCGGAACGTCTTCATCGCGACCGCCTTCGGACAGCAGCGAATGCAGTGGTTCCCGGGACTGCTGACGTCCCTCTTCGGGACGACCGACGAACAGATGGTCTCCTACTACATCGCCGACCGCCTGCTCGCGCAGTTCGGGTCGGTGATCGCGCTGGTAGCTATCACGTGGCTGGTCGTCCGGGAGCTACCGGAAGTCGTGACGCCCATCGAGGACCTTTTGTACCTGCTGACGGGCAGCGAGTACGACCTCGAAGGGGCCCTCGGATCGTCGACGGTCCGGGCCGACGGCGGCGAGGAGTAA
- a CDS encoding DUF7282 domain-containing protein: protein MEYDDGTVELVLNQSASSVSVDRVFVDGEEGALGVSSDATVGGPNSRTVTLELSDDVTPNQNLTLDVEATRNGETTEDIIVEDIETTATAISQDGGANTAGDATLVYHGEPLAIVANNAGEQIRITGGDTTIQTDTGTNSNVYTYDSDRLSTGESYRVTFRDSTETVDGSEVTSREYFNVSSLGLSISTDTSITDDDALEVEASANRDGPAVAKLLDDDDDVVETIGDQNLRGGQDVTFNFSFQDAGNYTVNVTDNNTGTTVTTDTIQVNEVDGEVSFEGNGFVTEEVGDVARIPVEFDNTEEATLVVGNDDQNYYAVAHVTDDDDDGEATVLFNSYAAGSEEVSDELFDVADGDDDVEFETQGGQFYEDNSDEVPSENLLAAADYDMNVTTGHVAVSETDDPDAVGGLSLDDRSTEQITIWTAPRNDDYSDLDAEDVHERIGTNLTQTDEVAYEDVAVHAIEASGVEGALDVHGNDALLDDFEDDPNDMTLFLNESDPGPNAEPDSLQLNTSNSDVVQDATNDTYFVAVDTDDVWFDDTTTTQLANDDGLTANFTIGSESELTGDDTESVNESYDMVERDASINDDEDITVRAQSGEQISGETSIAPGTELTVRVRSSETDEPFQLTPETEVTENGTFTVEGDFSDVNPGTNFSASVRVSGSQLGDSVDGQVTEAAGANVTFSDQNSDGSTVTVDSADLGAGGFIAIHADNASGNIVGVSDYLESGSQEDVEVELNMTLNESATLVAMPHRDTNGNEEFDFNGSDVDAPYTQDGDAVTSSAEVTVGDAGDNGTDTPTDTPTDTPTEDTPTPTDTATPEEPGTTTTDTTEGEGPGFTAVLALVALVAAALLAVRRDN, encoded by the coding sequence GTGGAGTATGACGATGGCACAGTCGAACTAGTGCTGAACCAGTCCGCAAGTAGCGTCTCCGTCGACCGCGTCTTCGTCGACGGTGAGGAAGGGGCTCTCGGCGTCTCGTCTGACGCGACCGTTGGCGGTCCGAACAGCCGGACCGTCACGCTCGAGCTCAGCGACGACGTCACGCCCAACCAGAACCTGACCCTCGACGTCGAGGCGACTCGGAACGGTGAAACCACCGAGGACATCATCGTCGAGGACATCGAGACGACCGCGACGGCCATCTCCCAGGACGGTGGCGCCAACACCGCGGGCGATGCGACCCTCGTCTACCACGGCGAGCCGCTCGCGATCGTCGCGAACAACGCTGGTGAACAGATCCGGATCACTGGTGGCGACACCACCATCCAGACGGACACCGGCACTAACAGCAACGTCTACACGTACGACTCCGACCGTCTCTCGACCGGTGAGTCCTATCGTGTCACGTTCCGGGACTCCACCGAGACCGTCGACGGCAGTGAGGTCACCAGTCGCGAGTACTTCAACGTCTCGTCGCTCGGTCTGAGCATCTCGACGGACACGTCCATCACGGACGACGACGCGCTGGAAGTCGAGGCGTCGGCCAACCGGGACGGCCCGGCGGTCGCCAAGCTCCTCGACGATGACGACGACGTCGTCGAGACGATCGGCGACCAGAACCTCCGTGGCGGTCAGGACGTCACCTTCAACTTCAGCTTCCAGGACGCCGGTAACTACACGGTCAACGTGACCGACAACAACACCGGCACCACCGTCACGACCGACACCATTCAGGTCAACGAGGTCGACGGTGAGGTCAGCTTCGAGGGCAACGGCTTCGTCACCGAGGAGGTCGGTGACGTCGCCCGCATCCCCGTCGAGTTCGACAACACCGAGGAAGCCACGCTCGTCGTCGGTAACGACGACCAGAACTACTACGCGGTCGCCCACGTCACCGACGACGACGACGACGGCGAAGCGACGGTCCTGTTCAACTCCTACGCTGCAGGCTCCGAGGAGGTCTCCGATGAGCTCTTCGACGTCGCTGACGGTGACGACGACGTCGAGTTCGAGACCCAGGGCGGTCAGTTCTACGAGGACAACAGCGACGAGGTCCCCAGTGAGAACCTCCTCGCTGCCGCCGACTACGACATGAACGTGACGACGGGTCACGTCGCCGTCTCCGAGACCGACGACCCCGACGCGGTCGGTGGACTCTCGCTCGACGACCGCTCGACCGAGCAGATCACCATCTGGACCGCGCCCCGTAACGACGACTACAGCGACCTCGACGCTGAGGACGTCCACGAGCGTATCGGCACCAACCTGACCCAGACCGACGAGGTCGCCTACGAGGACGTCGCAGTCCACGCCATCGAGGCCAGCGGCGTCGAGGGCGCACTCGACGTCCACGGTAACGACGCCCTGCTCGACGACTTCGAGGACGATCCGAACGACATGACGCTGTTCCTGAACGAGAGCGACCCCGGTCCGAACGCGGAGCCGGACTCGCTCCAGCTCAACACGTCTAACTCGGACGTCGTTCAGGACGCGACGAACGACACGTACTTCGTCGCCGTCGATACCGATGACGTCTGGTTCGACGACACGACGACCACCCAGCTCGCCAACGACGACGGCCTCACGGCCAACTTCACGATCGGTAGCGAGAGCGAGCTGACCGGCGACGACACCGAGTCCGTCAACGAGAGCTACGATATGGTCGAGCGCGATGCCTCGATCAACGACGACGAGGACATCACCGTCCGCGCTCAGTCCGGTGAGCAGATCAGCGGTGAGACCTCCATCGCGCCCGGCACGGAGCTGACCGTCCGCGTCCGCTCGTCCGAAACCGACGAGCCGTTCCAGCTGACCCCGGAGACGGAGGTCACGGAGAACGGCACCTTCACGGTCGAAGGTGACTTCAGCGACGTCAACCCCGGCACGAACTTCAGTGCCAGCGTCCGCGTCAGTGGTAGCCAGCTCGGCGACTCCGTCGACGGGCAGGTTACCGAGGCCGCAGGCGCTAACGTGACCTTCAGCGACCAGAACTCCGACGGTTCCACCGTCACGGTGGACTCGGCGGACCTGGGCGCCGGTGGCTTCATCGCCATCCACGCTGACAACGCCAGCGGCAACATCGTTGGCGTCAGCGACTACCTCGAATCCGGTAGTCAGGAAGACGTCGAGGTCGAACTCAACATGACGCTCAACGAGAGCGCCACCCTCGTGGCCATGCCGCACCGCGACACCAACGGCAACGAGGAGTTCGACTTCAACGGCAGTGACGTCGACGCTCCGTACACCCAGGACGGCGATGCGGTGACGTCCAGCGCCGAGGTCACTGTCGGTGACGCCGGCGACAACGGCACGGACACGCCGACGGACACGCCGACGGACACGCCGACGGAAGACACGCCGACGCCGACGGACACCGCGACTCCCGAAGAGCCCGGTACGACGACGACCGACACCACGGAGGGTGAGGGCCCCGGCTTCACGGCCGTCCTCGCTCTGGTCGCGCTCGTCGCTGCCGCGCTGCTCGCGGTCCGCCGCGACAACTAA
- a CDS encoding BGTF surface domain-containing protein — protein sequence MVTSVVAVGVSFTGAAAAQSANTSVTSAVEYADDTSGDDRNEVEVVFSNSPESVSVDRVLVDGETGVVSHDGDSITAGQRIEVGLNGDVTPNQNLTLDLNVQGPGDSESSELIVEDVETTATSIEEGETSNSPSVKANAQLVYKGEPLAIVADQSNEQITLSGGDVTIQSKTGENSQVYTYDSDRLSTGQSYTVNFRDLEGQNSDTDREAFNVSSLGLTVSTDTSITDGDALEADATANRDGPAVARLLDDDGDTVDTIAKNLRGGQDVTFNFTAQDAGNYTVEVTDNNTGTTVTTDTIQVNEVDGEVGFEGNGFVTEEVGDVARVPVEFDNTEKATLVIGSEDQNYVAHVHVEDGDGDGEATVLFNSYAAGSDYDNIVDVADDDDSVSLEGQQGDFRTGYQWTPETAVDRSNHEDYSWVDPNSNGTDVTRLAWTNLLATADYDMNVSVGHVSLSETDDPDAVGGLSLQERSTEGISTWTAPRSDDYSDLEAADVHERVGSNLTQTDEVALQDYAVHAVEASGIEGALEVAGGSDQAGSLIYSADGQAKFYLEESNPGPNAEPDQVVLNSDNAHLVPDAENDTYYLAVDTDGLTYDDTDSTSVSDGDELTANFSVYGHSDLSGDDTESVYGNYAMTDRTAELNDGEDISVRAQAGQQISGETSVAPGSDVTIRIRSTDTDEPFQLTPETEVTENGTFTVEGDFSDVNAGTNFSASIRVNGNELGDSVNGQVTEANETPTETNETATPTETNETATPTPTETATPTPTETATPTETATEGDGDDTPSATEGEGPGFTAVLALVALVAAALLAVRRDN from the coding sequence ATGGTCACGTCTGTCGTGGCCGTCGGTGTGTCGTTCACTGGAGCAGCCGCTGCGCAGTCAGCTAACACCAGCGTCACTTCGGCGGTGGAGTATGCTGACGATACTAGCGGCGATGATCGTAACGAAGTCGAAGTAGTGTTCAGTAACTCTCCGGAGTCCGTCTCCGTTGACCGGGTTCTGGTCGACGGTGAGACCGGAGTTGTGAGTCACGATGGTGACTCGATCACCGCCGGCCAGCGTATCGAAGTTGGCCTCAACGGTGACGTCACCCCGAACCAGAACCTGACGCTCGACCTCAACGTTCAGGGTCCGGGTGACAGCGAGTCTTCGGAACTGATCGTCGAGGACGTCGAGACGACCGCGACGTCCATCGAAGAGGGCGAGACCAGCAATTCGCCCTCGGTCAAGGCTAACGCTCAGCTCGTCTACAAGGGCGAGCCGCTCGCCATCGTCGCTGACCAGAGCAACGAGCAGATCACCCTCAGCGGTGGCGACGTGACCATCCAGTCGAAGACTGGCGAAAACAGTCAGGTCTACACGTACGACTCCGACCGGCTCAGCACTGGTCAGTCGTACACCGTCAACTTCCGTGACCTGGAAGGTCAGAACTCCGACACCGACCGCGAGGCTTTCAACGTCTCCTCGCTCGGTCTGACTGTCTCGACTGACACGTCCATCACGGACGGCGACGCGCTGGAAGCCGACGCGACGGCCAACCGGGACGGCCCGGCGGTCGCCCGGCTCCTCGACGACGACGGTGACACCGTCGACACGATCGCCAAGAACCTCCGCGGTGGCCAGGACGTCACGTTCAACTTCACCGCGCAGGACGCTGGCAACTACACGGTCGAAGTGACCGACAACAACACCGGCACCACCGTCACGACCGACACCATTCAGGTCAACGAGGTCGACGGTGAGGTCGGCTTCGAGGGCAACGGCTTCGTCACCGAAGAGGTCGGTGACGTCGCTCGCGTCCCCGTCGAGTTCGACAACACCGAGAAGGCCACGCTGGTCATCGGTAGCGAAGACCAGAACTACGTCGCGCACGTCCACGTTGAAGACGGCGACGGTGACGGCGAAGCCACCGTCCTGTTCAACTCGTACGCGGCCGGTTCTGACTACGACAACATCGTCGACGTCGCCGACGACGACGACTCTGTCTCGCTCGAAGGTCAGCAGGGTGACTTCCGCACGGGCTACCAGTGGACCCCCGAGACTGCAGTGGATCGCAGTAACCACGAGGACTACTCGTGGGTTGACCCGAACAGTAACGGTACGGACGTCACGCGTCTCGCGTGGACTAACCTCCTCGCGACCGCGGACTACGACATGAACGTCTCCGTGGGCCACGTCAGCCTCTCCGAGACTGACGACCCCGACGCGGTCGGCGGTCTCTCGCTGCAGGAGCGGTCGACCGAGGGCATCTCGACGTGGACTGCCCCGCGCAGCGACGATTACAGCGACCTGGAAGCCGCTGACGTCCACGAGCGTGTCGGCTCGAACCTGACGCAGACCGACGAGGTCGCGCTGCAGGACTACGCCGTCCACGCCGTCGAGGCCAGCGGTATCGAGGGCGCCCTCGAGGTTGCTGGCGGTAGCGACCAGGCTGGTTCGCTGATCTACAGCGCCGACGGCCAGGCGAAGTTCTACCTGGAAGAGTCCAACCCCGGTCCCAACGCGGAGCCGGACCAGGTTGTTCTGAACTCCGACAACGCGCACCTCGTGCCGGACGCTGAGAACGACACGTACTACCTCGCGGTCGACACCGACGGTCTCACCTACGACGACACTGACAGCACGTCCGTGTCCGACGGTGACGAGCTGACCGCGAACTTCTCCGTCTACGGTCACAGCGACCTGAGCGGAGACGACACCGAGTCGGTCTACGGTAACTACGCGATGACCGACCGGACGGCTGAACTCAACGACGGCGAGGACATCAGCGTCCGCGCCCAGGCCGGTCAGCAGATCTCCGGCGAGACCTCCGTCGCGCCCGGTTCGGACGTTACTATCCGCATCCGGTCGACGGACACCGACGAGCCGTTCCAGCTGACCCCGGAGACGGAGGTCACGGAGAACGGCACCTTCACGGTCGAAGGTGACTTCAGCGACGTCAACGCCGGCACGAACTTCAGTGCCAGCATCCGCGTCAACGGTAACGAGCTCGGCGACTCCGTCAACGGCCAGGTCACCGAGGCCAACGAGACGCCGACCGAGACGAACGAGACGGCGACGCCGACTGAGACGAACGAGACGGCGACGCCGACTCCGACTGAGACGGCGACGCCGACTCCGACTGAGACGGCGACGCCGACGGAAACCGCGACTGAAGGCGACGGCGACGACACGCCGAGCGCCACCGAGGGTGAGGGGCCCGGCTTCACGGCCGTCCTCGCTCTGGTCGCGCTCGTCGCTGCCGCGCTGCTCGCGGTCCGCCGCGACAACTAA